From Pelagicoccus sp. SDUM812003, a single genomic window includes:
- a CDS encoding YraN family protein gives MISWFQRLLGKREADTAVIGRRGEREAEKLLKKKGYLVLARNWRSGRDEIDLICLDGKAVVFVEVRTRTKGALVSGYDSINQRKREALRRVCRNYFSQMKPKPITLRFDVVELEHEEGAIIASRHFENVPLFSKSAYRSN, from the coding sequence ATGATTTCGTGGTTCCAGCGCCTGCTCGGCAAGAGGGAAGCCGACACGGCGGTGATCGGTCGCCGCGGCGAGCGCGAAGCCGAAAAGCTGCTCAAGAAGAAAGGGTATCTGGTTCTGGCCCGAAATTGGCGCAGCGGGCGCGACGAAATCGACTTGATTTGCCTCGATGGCAAGGCGGTGGTCTTCGTGGAGGTGCGGACGCGCACCAAGGGAGCCCTGGTCAGCGGCTACGACTCCATCAACCAGCGCAAGCGCGAAGCGTTGCGCCGGGTTTGCCGCAACTATTTCTCCCAGATGAAACCCAAGCCCATCACCCTGCGCTTCGACGTGGTGGAGCTGGAGCACGAGGAGGGCGCCATCATCGCGAGCCGGCACTTCGAAAATGTGCCTCTGTTTTCCAAGTCGGCCTACCGGTCGAACTGA
- the zwf gene encoding glucose-6-phosphate dehydrogenase yields the protein MSKESRHPFLQGLSKHRGVQPTIITIFGASGDLCARKLVPAIYNLAVDNLLPADFYLIGYGRKPIPDEEFREVASDAISKFSRRSLNKEIWERIEKNTFYCSGGYDEAEAFQKLSDKIASIEKDAGREMQSVCYISTPPSVFEPIIKNLGEAGLATKYQSSDKHTKVVIEKPFGKDLESARNLNRVIQGVFQERQVYRIDHYLGKETVQDLLVQRFANSIFEPLWNRNYVDNVQITVGESLGVGTRGGYYEQSGATRDMIQNHTMQLLALTAMEAPASLDAESIRDEKVKLLKAIKPLRLGYSDSDVVRAQYGEGLIAGEKVPGYRQEEGVSPKSETETYAALRLTINNWRWQGVPFYLRSGKRMARRVTEIAIQFKRPPSSLFSENEMFNLANNALVFQIQPDEGSTILLNGKIPGLQTRTQPVKMHFRYSTTFGSNTPEAYERLVLDAMIGDGTLFIRGDETEASWNLITPLHDFWKSEGQRGIETYAAGSWGPNASDRMLWQNNHEWRRP from the coding sequence ATGTCAAAAGAATCACGACATCCGTTTCTCCAAGGCCTGAGCAAGCATCGCGGCGTGCAGCCGACGATCATCACCATCTTCGGGGCCTCGGGCGACCTCTGCGCTCGCAAGCTGGTGCCAGCTATCTACAACCTGGCCGTCGACAACTTGCTGCCGGCGGATTTCTACCTGATCGGCTACGGCCGCAAGCCCATTCCGGATGAGGAGTTTCGCGAGGTGGCCTCCGATGCGATTTCCAAGTTTTCCCGTCGCTCGCTGAACAAGGAGATTTGGGAGCGCATCGAGAAAAACACCTTCTATTGCTCCGGCGGCTACGACGAAGCGGAAGCCTTCCAGAAGCTGAGCGACAAGATCGCATCCATCGAGAAGGATGCGGGACGCGAGATGCAGAGCGTGTGCTATATCTCCACGCCGCCGTCGGTCTTCGAGCCGATCATCAAGAATCTCGGCGAAGCGGGACTCGCGACCAAGTACCAGAGCAGCGACAAGCATACCAAGGTGGTCATCGAAAAGCCCTTCGGAAAGGACCTCGAATCGGCTCGAAACTTGAACCGCGTGATCCAAGGCGTCTTTCAGGAGCGACAGGTGTATCGAATCGACCACTACCTGGGCAAGGAAACGGTTCAGGACCTCTTGGTGCAGCGCTTCGCCAACTCCATTTTCGAGCCCTTGTGGAATCGCAACTACGTGGACAACGTGCAGATCACGGTGGGCGAATCGCTCGGCGTAGGTACGCGTGGCGGCTACTACGAGCAGAGTGGGGCTACCCGCGACATGATCCAAAACCACACCATGCAGCTGCTGGCTCTCACCGCCATGGAGGCGCCCGCTTCGCTCGATGCCGAATCCATTCGCGATGAAAAAGTTAAACTGCTCAAGGCCATCAAGCCATTGAGACTTGGATACAGCGATAGCGACGTGGTGCGGGCTCAGTATGGCGAGGGTCTTATCGCCGGCGAAAAGGTGCCGGGCTATCGCCAGGAGGAAGGCGTTTCTCCAAAGTCGGAGACCGAGACCTACGCGGCCCTTCGTCTAACCATCAACAACTGGCGTTGGCAGGGAGTGCCGTTCTATCTGCGCTCCGGCAAACGCATGGCCCGTCGCGTCACCGAAATCGCAATACAGTTCAAGCGCCCGCCATCTTCGCTGTTCAGCGAGAACGAGATGTTCAATCTCGCCAACAACGCATTGGTTTTCCAAATCCAGCCTGACGAAGGATCGACTATTTTGCTGAACGGCAAGATCCCTGGTCTGCAGACCCGTACTCAGCCGGTGAAGATGCACTTCCGCTATTCGACCACCTTCGGTTCGAATACGCCGGAAGCCTACGAGCGCTTGGTGCTCGATGCCATGATCGGCGATGGCACGCTCTTCATTCGCGGCGACGAAACGGAAGCGTCCTGGAATTTGATCACTCCCTTGCACGACTTCTGGAAAAGCGAGGGGCAGCGGGGCATCGAAACCTATGCGGCGGGCTCTTGGGGACCCAACGCCTCGGATCGCATGCTTTGGCAGAACAACCACGAATGGCGTCGTCCTTAA
- a CDS encoding 6-phosphogluconolactonase — translation MNTYQTEYGTVKVGPKDELFQEALALACEHFESLEKEYVSWALTGGSTPKDFYKWVVENECLPVETLDRVLWTTSDERTVPLESEENNFGNADRLMLRPLETIEDSKFPWPTELEPHAAAEAYSKKWDKAMGKDATYDVCFVGMGDDCHTLSLFPGSPLISNPVVANFAAVEVPGKGWRLTLTPYGLAKCGTVVLMTLGAGKADALKAVLQGDYDPVNKPSQSLKAVADRAYWLVDEAAAAKLDL, via the coding sequence ATGAATACTTATCAGACGGAATACGGAACCGTGAAGGTCGGGCCGAAGGATGAGCTCTTTCAGGAAGCGCTCGCCCTGGCGTGCGAGCATTTCGAGTCGCTCGAGAAGGAGTACGTCTCCTGGGCCCTCACTGGTGGATCGACCCCCAAGGATTTCTACAAGTGGGTGGTGGAAAACGAATGCTTGCCAGTCGAAACACTCGACCGCGTGCTATGGACGACCAGCGACGAGCGCACCGTTCCGCTGGAAAGCGAAGAAAACAACTTCGGCAATGCGGATCGCTTGATGCTGCGACCGCTGGAAACCATCGAAGATAGCAAGTTCCCTTGGCCGACCGAACTCGAACCGCACGCCGCTGCGGAAGCGTATTCGAAAAAGTGGGACAAGGCCATGGGGAAAGACGCGACCTATGACGTTTGTTTCGTGGGAATGGGCGATGACTGTCACACGCTTTCGCTATTTCCAGGCAGCCCTCTCATCAGCAATCCGGTCGTAGCTAATTTCGCCGCAGTGGAAGTTCCCGGCAAAGGCTGGCGCTTGACGTTGACACCCTACGGACTCGCGAAGTGTGGCACGGTGGTCCTGATGACGCTCGGCGCCGGCAAGGCCGATGCCCTGAAGGCGGTCTTGCAAGGCGACTACGACCCGGTCAACAAGCCTTCGCAAAGCCTGAAGGCGGTAGCGGACCGCGCGTACTGGCTGGTCGACGAAGCGGCCGCGGCGAAGCTGGACCTGTAG